One Spinacia oleracea cultivar Varoflay chromosome 4, BTI_SOV_V1, whole genome shotgun sequence DNA segment encodes these proteins:
- the LOC110801517 gene encoding uncharacterized protein, protein MGCVIKLIDAILLVFFLLMSIVIPLFDAQNCLPKEYYPNVLVDLNSWYMNDYGDYLVAEKPHFFVGLIWMEVVVLWPLSILNVVGIISSKSWFTTTCLMFGSSVATSMAAILSELFNSGKASDKLKMVYLPFMGLAILAILRGMLPSSCKTKAVSKSAVAGRKKRA, encoded by the exons ATGGGGTGTGTTATAAAACTCATAGATGCAATTTTATTGGTGTTCTTCTTGTTAATGTCAATTGTTATCCCATTGTTTGATGCTCAAAATTGTTTGCCAAAAGAATATTATCCAAATGTTTTGGTAGATCTAAATTCGTGGTATATGAATGACTATGGAGATTATTTGGTGGCTGAAAAGCCACATTTCTTTGTGGGTCTTATTTGGATGGAAGTTGTTGTTCTTTGGCCGCTGTCGATCTTGAATGTTGTGGGTATTATTTCTTCGAAATCTTGGTTTACCACTACCTGCTTGATGTTTGGATCCTCCGTCGCTACCTCGATG GCTGCAATACTCTCCGAACTCTTTAATTCTGGCAAAGCATCAGACAAGTTGAAGATGGTGTACTTACCATTCATGGGTTTGGCTATCTTGGCAATCCTGCGTGGTATGCTCCCATCATCATGCAAGACTAAAGCTGTCAGCAAAAGTGCAGTGGCAGGTAGGAAGAAGAGGGCTTGA
- the LOC110801522 gene encoding vascular-related unknown protein 4-like, with translation MMMENSVSSSHNKVVASPEPNIEEDHLSEESGWSQYIEDFEGSYNKEDRVDENKSSCFTSYSMESDAGNGPEWKNKNNFQIFGVLPNMPKKLNFNNKIPFDDSLEDTASSPVNNSPKINSFFKRMDINSRKKDNDNGSPMGHEISFDEHVEFNNMKREHDFTHKLLVNDADCINLKQKGLCLVPLSMVANYLG, from the exons ATGATGATGGAAAACTCTGTTTCTTCATCCCATAACAAAGTCGTAGCATCACCGGAACCGAACATTGAAGAAGATCACCTTTCGGAGGAGAGCGGGTGGAGTCAATATATAGAAGATTTTGAGGGGTCGTACAATAAAGAAGACCGTGTAGATGAAAACAAGAGCTCATGTTTTACGAGTTATTCTATGGAGTCTGATGCTGGTAACGGACCCGAatggaaaaacaaaaataatttccaaatatttGGTGTATTACCAAATATGCCTAAGAAAttaaatttcaacaacaaaattCCTTTTGATGATTCCTTGGAAGATACGGCTTCTTCCCCTGTCAATAATAGCCCCAag ATAAATTCGTTTTTCAAGAGGATGGATATAAATTCCAGAAAGAAGGACAATGATAATGGAAGTCCCATG GGTCATGAGATATCATTTGATGAACATGTGGAATTCAACAATATGAAGAGAGAGCATGACTTCACCCATAAGTTGTTAGTGAATGATGCAGATTGCATTAATTTGAAGCAAAAGGGCTTATGCTTAGTTCCTTTATCAATGGTTGCCAACTATCTTGGTTGA
- the LOC110801515 gene encoding uncharacterized protein: MCRFIFVSRRFTERRLTWFCFAVVKASSLTELNADSEDKYRKFLGYSVEDRSFSRDGEFLDEQEVDRSGDVAEEEEIDEESGQLTRRRKRLDLLEEVVANSSSAEGEVGDMADNSEHTLSSRPVSRMSQSEIQERARKRLRSSSTSGGRGMTVVPRFSAIGSSAETPVVIGAEGFHPIASSSPPQPFKASSAAVDVSKVSTSSAKKRHVETDPVEDTVITLPPSFLGDEEASVIWPFADRLILPTTYRRYHEVDPLPVASNAAELSLRVSFI; encoded by the exons ATGTGTCGTTTTATCTTTGTTTCTCGTCGTTTTACTGAACGTCGCCttacttggttttgttttgcagttgtcaaggcgtcgtcgttgactgagttgaacgctGATTCTGAGGATAAGTATCGGAAGTTCTTGGGTTATTCTGTCGAGGATAGGTCTTTCAGTCGCGACGGAGAGTTTTTAGACGAGCAGGAGGTGGACCGGTCAGGCGACGTCGCCGAGGAGGAGGAAATAGACGAGGAATCAGGTCAACTGACTCGTCGTCGGAAAAGGTTGGATTTGCTTGAGGAGGTAGTGGCAAACTCATCGTCCGCCGAAGGTGAAGTAGGTGATATGGCTGACAACTCAG AGCATACTCTTTCGTCTCGGCCTGTGTCGAGGATGTCTCAGAGCGAGATTCAGGAGCGTGCAAGGAAGCGACTGAGGTCGTCCTCGACTTCTGGTGGGCGAGGTATGACGGTCGTACCTCGGTTTTCTGCGATAGGTTCGTCGGCCGAGACGCCTGTCGTCATAGGAGCCGAAGGCTTTCATCCGATTGCTTCGTCGTCGCCTCCACAGCCGTTCAAGGCGTCGTCTGCTGCTGTCGACGTTAGTAAAGTGTCTACTTCGTCGGCCAAGAAGCGTCATGTCGAGACAGATCCTGTCGAGGATACGGTTATCACTTTGCCCCCAAGCTTCTTGGGTGATGAAGAGGCGTCGGTTATATGGCCTTTCGCTGATCGCTTGATCTTGCCTACGACGTATCGACGATATCACGAGGTGGATCCTCTTCCTGTCGCGTCGAACGCCGCTGAGCTTAGTCTGCGGGTgagttttatttag